The genomic DNA TAACTCGATCAGCAGGCGTGAACAGGGTGATTCAAGTTTCCACCTTGGCAATAACAACCCTGCTATTCGCGGCCGCCGGCGCCGAGCTTGTGAATTCCAAAGGGCATCAAAGCAGGATAGTCCGTGCTGAATGGTCGCTGGAAGATAAAGATTATCCCGCCGCAATAAGAGTTCTGGAAAAAGATACGGCTGCTGTACCCGGCGATGCAGAAGCTCTGGCCCTGCTGGGCGTTGCTTATGCATTGAACAATGAGCCGGCAAAAGCGATTGTCGCTTATAAAAAAGCGTTAGAGCTGGATCCCAGCCTCACTGAGGTGCAAGATAGCTTGCGCGAGTTGCAGGGGAATGCACCGGCATCCCAGCCTCCCTCAAAATAAGTTTTTAATCAGCGTTTAATCTACGGCGGAATTCTTTGTTTTTCTCTGTGTCTCTGTGTCCCTGTGTCGCTGTGGTGAATGAGCAGTCTTCAACTCTTTCCGCGCTGCATAGCCCGTGCCAGAGTGGTATCAAGTGCAGATTTGGCCTTGGCGTATTCTTCTGGAGAGATTTTTTGCTGCAGCCTGTCGCTTTCCAGTTGAAAGAGTTCTTCTTTCAGAGCTTCCAGCAACGCCGAGGAGCGGTTCCCAGAAGCCGGAACTGTAGCAACCGCCGCCGGCATCGATGCGGATATGGTCTCACCCTGCCGTCCCGTGATCCAAAAAGTTCCTAGTGCAAGGAATAGGGCACATGCTCCCAGGATGATCCATAAGCGGTAATTTTGCATTGGATCAGGTGTTCCTTCAGGCACCGCCATGCCTCCGCCCGGACGGCTGGCCGGTGCTGCAGCGGCGCTTGCGCTTTCATTTCCAGAAGCCTCGTCGCTGCCGCCATCGAGGCTCTTGAGCGCATCCTGGGGAATGGCGCCGCTTCCCGCGATACGGAAGGCGGTTGCGCTTCCCGGCATGACATTTTTGGCCGCCTGTACAACTACACCCTTATCATCCATCGCAGTGTTGTAGTACCCCGGCTGTGCCGCTGAGAACTGAATGGATTTAGGCAGCTCAATCGCCATCATATCCATTGGCACCGTAAGGTGCGGGGTGAAGTTGGCCGAGCCTGAATAAGGCATGTGATACTCGACGCGAAACTGGGTCTCGCCCGGGCGCAGCGGGAAAACAAAAGCGTAGTGACCGCTGTCGGCAAGAGGGACCGGAGCGGAGTTGACCGCCATTCCGCCTGGCCCCGCGGCCATGGAAGAATCCATTTGTGCGCCTTCCGGCAGATAGATTTCGAAGGTCTTCTCGCTCATCAGCGTGCGCGGCGGGGTGGAGGTGTTGCGCAACGCGAAGATCTCAGCGACCCGCAAGGTGCTGCCGTCGCTCTGGATGCGCATGACGTCGGCGGTACCTGCAATGCCCGGCAGTTTGGCCGCGGCCTCATAGACCTCGACCTCTCCCACCGACTCGGTTCCCGGCGGCGCCACCGCGTGGTAGTTTACGTTCTCATGGTTCACCCTGACCACGTGAGGCGTGCTGCTGTCTTGCACATTCAACGTGAAGCGCCCCTTGCTGTCGCTCCTGGTGCGCGTCTCTTCTTCCATGCCCCCGGCAAGCTTCAGCAGGATCACAACATCGCCCGCAGAAGGTTTGAGGGTGGTGCCATTTTTTACGGTGCCGGTGATAGTGGAAGCGTTGCTTGCCCATGTGGCCAGGGCAAGAAATAAAATCAGAAAGGTATTTTTAGGATTAAGTAATAAAGACATGAATTGGTCCGCGTTCATCCGCGTAAATCCGCGGCGAAAATTTATTTTCCTTCCAGATCAGCGATTTGGGCCAGCACCTGCGCCGCTTCTTCTTCCAGCGAGGTTCGCAGGCTTTGATAGTCTTCCACCGAAAACTTGCCAGCCTTGTTTTCAAAATTCAGGTCACGCAGATTTTCGTAGATGACCTCTTTACGCTCTTTCAAGTAAGCCAGGCGGTCCTTGGTAGGAGCCGCAGTTACCTCGCTGGGCACCGCGAAAACATAGCCGAGCAACCCAAGGGCAAACAAGATACACGCAGCAAGCGGGGCATAAGCAGCGATATTCATAATTCAGTCTCCCGTCGCGCTTGTTCGCGAAATTCCTCCAACTGCCCGGTTGATGCGGCCGCTTCCGCTGGCAGCAAAGGTTTGTTCTTCCAACTCATCACGATCATACCTGCAAAAGCGAACCCAGCCAGCAGCACGGCAAAAGGCATGATCCAGGCAATCCGGTTGAACCCGGTTGTTGTGGGTGCAGCCAGCACCGTGGGGCCGTATTTCTGAACAAATGCCTGCAGCACCAGATCGTTGCTGTCACCACGGCTAACCGCAGCGATCAATTCATTCCGCATCCTGTCAGAGTAAGTGCAACCCACGTGATTGCACTCCAGCAGGATCTGGTTGCAGCCACAGACGCAAATCAGCTTCTTGTGGCCGAGACTATTGAAGCGCGCTTCGGCATCGTCCCCCGCTCCCAAGAAAAATACGGAGAACAATACCACCGCAACCACTTGCATACAGCGGGTTGCTGTCAGCAATCGCCTACCGGTCGCTCCCTGTGCGTGTACTTTTACGGTCTGCATCTCAATCTCCCGCTCCTGTGGTCTGCGCCAGGCCCACATCTGGCGCGGTTGCGCGTACAGGGACCGATTGAGCGACTTTGACCGCAGCTT from Terriglobales bacterium includes the following:
- a CDS encoding cytochrome c-type biogenesis protein CcmH: MQTVKVHAQGATGRRLLTATRCMQVVAVVLFSVFFLGAGDDAEARFNSLGHKKLICVCGCNQILLECNHVGCTYSDRMRNELIAAVSRGDSNDLVLQAFVQKYGPTVLAAPTTTGFNRIAWIMPFAVLLAGFAFAGMIVMSWKNKPLLPAEAAASTGQLEEFREQARRETEL